One genomic segment of Candidatus Cloacimonadaceae bacterium includes these proteins:
- a CDS encoding 6-phosphofructokinase, with translation MKLEGKVVIAQGGGPTAVINQSLVGVALESRKFSQVTRVYGALYGVQGIVNEDFVDLTQETTHNLEQVADTPSSALLSTRDKPDVAYCREIFKVLKAHDVRYFFYIGGNDSADTVRIVNEQANLADYEFRAIHIPKTIDNDLVLNDHTPGYGSAARFVASAFTGVNLDNRALPGVYIGIVMGRHAGFLTAASALAQKYPDDGPHLIYMPERPFHRENFLKDVHRVYNQYGRCVIAVSEGILDEKGIPIISKLSNHVENDAHGNVQLSGTGMLGDLLCDLVRQKLNIKRVRSDTFGYLQRSFMGCVSDIDQREAREVGERAAHYAIWYNLDGSISIQRTGFYSVNYQLEKLSDVARKTRHMPDEFINANGNGITDDFKFYLRPLLGSGFPVAHRLRAPRVGKLMDGNT, from the coding sequence GTGAAGTTAGAAGGAAAAGTCGTGATCGCTCAAGGCGGAGGACCCACCGCGGTGATCAATCAATCCCTGGTGGGAGTAGCTCTCGAATCGAGAAAGTTCTCTCAGGTGACCCGCGTCTATGGCGCTCTCTACGGAGTTCAGGGCATCGTCAATGAGGATTTTGTCGATCTCACTCAGGAAACCACCCACAATCTGGAACAGGTTGCGGATACACCCTCTTCGGCGCTACTATCCACAAGGGACAAACCGGACGTGGCTTATTGCCGGGAAATCTTCAAAGTGCTCAAAGCTCACGACGTCCGCTATTTCTTTTACATCGGCGGAAACGACTCCGCGGACACTGTGCGCATCGTCAATGAGCAAGCCAATCTGGCGGATTATGAATTCCGCGCCATCCACATCCCCAAGACGATCGACAACGATCTTGTCCTGAACGATCATACCCCGGGCTATGGCTCTGCGGCTCGCTTTGTGGCGTCCGCCTTCACGGGTGTCAATCTCGATAATCGTGCTTTGCCGGGAGTCTATATCGGCATCGTGATGGGACGCCATGCGGGATTCCTGACCGCTGCTTCGGCTTTGGCGCAAAAATATCCGGATGACGGACCTCATCTGATCTATATGCCGGAGCGTCCTTTCCACCGTGAAAACTTCCTCAAAGACGTACACCGCGTCTATAACCAGTATGGCAGGTGCGTAATCGCGGTCTCCGAAGGAATCTTGGATGAGAAAGGCATTCCGATCATCTCCAAGCTTTCCAACCATGTGGAAAACGATGCCCACGGCAACGTGCAGCTCTCCGGAACAGGCATGCTTGGAGACCTGCTTTGCGACCTCGTGAGACAGAAACTTAATATCAAACGCGTCCGCTCCGATACCTTTGGTTATCTGCAACGCTCCTTCATGGGTTGCGTCTCAGATATCGACCAACGCGAAGCCCGCGAAGTGGGAGAACGCGCCGCCCACTATGCCATTTGGTACAATCTGGATGGATCCATATCCATCCAACGCACCGGGTTCTATAGCGTGAACTACCAATTGGAAAAGCTTTCGGATGTCGCCCGCAAAACCAGACACATGCCGGATGAATTTATAAATGCTAACGGAAATGGCATCACGGACGATTTTAAATTCTATCTGAGACCACTACTCGGATCGGGATTTCCTGTCGCTCACAGGCTGCGCGCCCCACGGGTCGGCAAACTCATGGACGGAAATACTTGA
- the gdhA gene encoding NADP-specific glutamate dehydrogenase — protein MTLHEFMAKVSAKNPGEPEFLQAVKEVVETVWDVYISNPRFVKANIMERIVEPERVIIFRVPWMDDKSEVHVNRGYRVQFNSAIGPYKGGLRFHPSVNLSILKFLGFEQIFKNSLTTLPMGGGKGGSDFDAKGKSEAEIMRFCQSYIAELYRHIGPNTDVPAGDIGVGGREIGYLFGYYKKLVNQFTGVLTGKGINWGGSLIRPEATGFGCVYFAEEMLKTQGKSFAGMKVALSGFGNVAWGAAQKINDLGGKVVTLSGPDGYIYDEDGVSGEKIDYLLELRASNNDRVIDYADVFPNAKFFANKRPWEVPVDVAIPCATQNELDVEDAKTLVKNGCFCVTEAANMPCTPGAVEVFINAKILFAPGKAANAGGVATSGLEMTQNSMRLNWNREEVDERLHQIMKNIHEACHKNGLQDDGFVNYVKGANIAGFLKVANAMCDLGLI, from the coding sequence ATGACCCTTCATGAATTCATGGCAAAAGTCTCAGCCAAGAACCCCGGCGAGCCCGAGTTTCTTCAGGCTGTCAAAGAAGTTGTCGAGACAGTATGGGATGTCTATATCAGCAATCCCCGTTTCGTGAAAGCAAACATCATGGAACGCATCGTCGAACCCGAGCGCGTGATCATTTTCCGCGTTCCCTGGATGGACGACAAAAGCGAAGTGCACGTCAATCGTGGCTACCGTGTTCAATTCAACAGCGCCATCGGACCCTACAAGGGCGGCTTGCGTTTTCACCCCAGCGTGAATCTCTCCATCCTCAAGTTTCTGGGCTTCGAACAAATCTTCAAAAACAGCCTCACCACTCTTCCCATGGGCGGAGGCAAAGGCGGAAGCGATTTTGACGCAAAAGGCAAATCCGAAGCTGAGATCATGCGTTTCTGTCAATCCTACATCGCCGAACTCTATCGTCACATCGGTCCAAATACGGACGTCCCCGCTGGAGACATCGGTGTCGGAGGCAGAGAAATCGGCTACCTTTTCGGCTATTACAAGAAGCTCGTCAACCAATTCACCGGCGTGCTCACCGGCAAAGGCATCAATTGGGGCGGAAGCCTGATCAGACCTGAAGCCACCGGTTTTGGCTGTGTCTATTTCGCCGAAGAAATGCTCAAAACCCAAGGCAAGAGCTTCGCCGGTATGAAGGTCGCTCTCTCCGGCTTCGGAAACGTCGCCTGGGGCGCCGCGCAAAAGATCAACGATCTTGGCGGCAAGGTCGTGACCCTCTCCGGACCGGATGGATACATTTATGATGAAGATGGCGTTTCCGGTGAAAAGATCGACTATCTGCTCGAGCTCCGCGCTTCAAATAATGACCGTGTCATCGATTATGCGGACGTCTTCCCCAATGCCAAGTTCTTCGCGAACAAGCGTCCCTGGGAAGTTCCGGTGGACGTTGCCATCCCTTGCGCCACTCAAAACGAACTGGATGTCGAGGATGCCAAAACCCTCGTCAAAAACGGTTGCTTCTGCGTGACCGAAGCCGCCAACATGCCATGCACTCCCGGAGCGGTTGAAGTGTTCATCAACGCCAAGATCCTCTTTGCCCCCGGCAAAGCCGCAAACGCCGGCGGAGTGGCTACTTCCGGTCTCGAAATGACTCAGAACAGCATGCGCCTGAACTGGAACCGCGAAGAAGTGGACGAACGCCTCCACCAGATCATGAAAAACATCCACGAAGCTTGCCACAAAAACGGACTCCAGGATGATGGATTCGTCAATTATGTCAAAGGCGCCAATATCGCCGGTTTCCTAAAGGTAGCCAATGCGATGTGTGACCTTGGACTGATCTAA
- a CDS encoding FlgD immunoglobulin-like domain containing protein, translated as MKTRILLIMALLILMSALTALQRNLVVVEIATGTWCVYCPGSAMGAHDLLTNGHAVAIVKNHNGDSYANTFSNARNSYYNVTGYPSAFFDGLNVTAGGNATQSMYNNYLPKVNARLAIPSRYTIGAVGSSTGNQYTVIVTVTKPEADTNTNVVLHSSLTESNIPQVWFNQTTVENVNRLMAPSQNGTPINLATGEQTTVTLTFNVAANWNIANCELVLWLQNTVSKETLQGAKYSLAALTGAYPVSHETIQFPNMYVNGTSTIPITITNFNSTAATGTISISNPVFAVSTTTINIPPTQSTVVNVTFSPTAAQNYTGNLNITSNLYNHPNINIPLSGTGFLNVAPVATNVIISGPPVLYQAQTGNYTFSDADGNTEGTTIYKWYRVVNNVPTLITGANTNTYSAVELDLGFPLAFEVTPVDQHGMPGTPVMSTYTIPIEVLPPPQNFNAVFQTPHVILTWQRPVHFEGRGMVGYRIFRNGLNISTITNPNTLAFTDTHVAIGIHEYWICTLFNDPMMLSDPSNIVTVNVGVSNDDNVVSPVAVNVYPNPFVDSAIIEFSTKANQSVQIGIYNLKGQLVKTFDLTTDSAGLGNIRWDGTDSKGNAVNSGVYHYRLKSAEISRQGKIIKMN; from the coding sequence ATGAAGACAAGAATCTTGTTAATTATGGCACTGCTAATTTTAATGTCAGCACTGACCGCTTTACAACGCAACCTTGTGGTGGTAGAAATCGCCACCGGAACCTGGTGCGTATATTGTCCGGGCTCCGCTATGGGCGCACACGACCTTTTGACCAACGGACACGCAGTCGCGATTGTGAAAAACCACAACGGCGACAGCTATGCCAACACCTTCTCCAACGCTCGCAACTCTTATTACAACGTGACCGGATACCCTTCAGCTTTTTTTGACGGCTTGAATGTCACCGCCGGCGGAAACGCCACCCAATCTATGTATAACAACTATCTTCCCAAGGTAAACGCCCGCCTTGCCATCCCTTCCAGATATACGATCGGCGCCGTGGGAAGCAGCACCGGAAACCAATATACCGTGATCGTCACGGTCACCAAGCCGGAAGCCGACACCAATACCAACGTCGTGCTGCACTCATCTTTGACCGAATCGAACATCCCGCAGGTGTGGTTCAATCAAACCACCGTGGAAAACGTCAACCGTTTGATGGCTCCCAGCCAAAACGGCACTCCGATCAACCTGGCAACCGGTGAGCAGACAACCGTAACCTTGACTTTCAATGTCGCGGCAAACTGGAACATCGCCAATTGCGAACTTGTGCTCTGGCTGCAAAACACCGTCAGCAAAGAGACTCTGCAAGGCGCAAAATATTCGTTGGCAGCTTTGACCGGTGCCTATCCCGTTTCCCACGAAACCATCCAGTTTCCAAACATGTATGTGAACGGCACTTCCACGATTCCGATCACGATCACTAATTTCAACAGCACGGCTGCCACTGGAACGATAAGCATCTCCAACCCCGTCTTTGCAGTCAGCACCACCACGATCAACATCCCCCCCACCCAATCCACGGTGGTCAACGTAACGTTCAGCCCCACCGCTGCGCAGAACTATACCGGAAATTTGAATATCACCAGCAATCTCTATAATCATCCCAACATCAACATCCCGCTTTCCGGAACAGGATTTCTGAACGTTGCACCGGTGGCTACCAACGTCATCATATCAGGACCACCGGTCCTCTATCAAGCACAAACAGGAAACTATACTTTCAGCGATGCCGACGGCAACACGGAAGGCACCACGATCTATAAATGGTATCGGGTTGTAAACAACGTTCCCACTCTGATTACAGGCGCCAATACAAACACTTATAGCGCGGTAGAATTGGATCTGGGCTTCCCCCTTGCCTTTGAGGTTACTCCCGTCGATCAACATGGCATGCCAGGCACTCCGGTAATGAGCACTTACACGATCCCGATCGAAGTGCTACCCCCTCCCCAGAATTTCAACGCCGTCTTTCAGACACCGCACGTCATCTTGACCTGGCAGCGTCCGGTTCATTTCGAAGGCAGAGGAATGGTGGGCTACCGCATCTTTCGCAACGGACTCAATATCTCCACGATCACCAATCCGAATACACTGGCTTTCACCGATACCCATGTAGCCATCGGAATTCACGAGTATTGGATCTGCACCCTGTTCAACGATCCGATGATGCTCTCCGATCCATCCAATATCGTCACTGTAAATGTCGGTGTCAGCAATGACGACAACGTTGTCAGTCCGGTAGCGGTGAACGTCTATCCCAATCCTTTCGTTGATAGCGCCATCATCGAATTCAGCACCAAGGCAAATCAATCCGTCCAAATCGGCATCTATAACCTGAAAGGTCAATTGGTCAAAACCTTTGATCTGACCACTGATTCAGCCGGTCTGGGCAACATTCGCTGGGATGGCACAGACTCCAAAGGCAATGCCGTCAACAGCGGTGTCTATCACTACAGATTGAAGAGCGCCGAGATCAGCCGTCAGGGCAAGATCATCAAGATGAACTAA